The following proteins are encoded in a genomic region of Glycine max cultivar Williams 82 chromosome 18, Glycine_max_v4.0, whole genome shotgun sequence:
- the LOC100819624 gene encoding homeobox-leucine zipper protein HAT3 isoform X1 — MGEKDDEFGLSLSLSLGGVNQQQQPPSLNHMHQPQQQQPVPMNHNKTLFGDLFQLPADRSSDMVRGIDVNSAAEYDGVSSPNSAVSSVSGGGKQSERDDDNAAAVAGERTSCSRGSDDDDGGGSDAARKKLRLTKEQSMVLEETFKEHNTLNPKRKQALAEELNLKPRQVEVWFQNRRARTKLKQTEVDCEYLKKCCENLTEENRRLHKEVQELRALKLSPQMYMHMNPPTTLTMCPSCERTHSSASSSPATIHSTVAAATSSNCKLLGANIRRPVPVNTWPFEGPIPRP, encoded by the exons ATGGGTGAGAAAGATGATGAGTTTGGGTTGAGTTTGAGTTTGAGTTTGGGGGGAGtgaatcaacaacaacaaccccctTCTTTGAATCATATGCACCagcctcaacaacaacaacctgtTCCCATGAATCACAATAAGACTCTCTTTGGTGATTTGTTTCAGTTACCAG CAGATCGGAGCTCCGATATGGTACGAGGAATCGACGTTAATTCGGCGGCGGAGTACGATGGCGTTTCCTCGCCGAACAGCGCCGTCTCGAGCGTGAGCGGCGGCGGCAAGCAGAGCGAGAGGGACGACGATAATGCCGCCGCCGTGGCTGGTGAGAGGACCTCGTGCTCGCGAGGGAGCGACGACGATGACGGTGGTGGCAGCGACGCCGCGAGGAAGAAGCTGAGGCTGACGAAAGAACAGTCCATGGTGTTGGAAGAAACGTTCAAGGAGCACAACACCCTGAATCCG AAACGGAAGCAAGCGTTGGCAGAGGAGTTGAATCTGAAGCCCAGACAAGTAGAGGTGTGGTTTCAGAACAGAAGAGCAAG GACTAAGCTGAAGCAAACTGAAGTGGATTGTGAATACTTAAAGAAATGCTGTGAGAATTTAACTGAAGAGAATAGAAGGTTGCACAAGGAGGTTCAAGAGCTTAGGGCACTGAAATTATCCCCACAAATGTACATGCATATGAACCCTCCCACCACTCTTACAATGTGCCCTTCTTGTGAGCGTACTCACTCCTCTGCATCCTCCTCCCCTGCTACCATCCACTCAACAGTGGCGGCAGCCACCTCTAGCAATTGCAAACTGCTTGGTGCAAACATCCGGCGGCCGGTGCCCGTCAACACTTGGCCATTTGAAGGCCCAATTCCCCGGCCATAA
- the LOC100819624 gene encoding homeobox-leucine zipper protein HAT3 isoform X2 has protein sequence MGEKDDEFGLSLSLSLGGVNQQQQPPSLNHMHQPQQQQPVPMNHNKTLFGDLFQLPDRSSDMVRGIDVNSAAEYDGVSSPNSAVSSVSGGGKQSERDDDNAAAVAGERTSCSRGSDDDDGGGSDAARKKLRLTKEQSMVLEETFKEHNTLNPKRKQALAEELNLKPRQVEVWFQNRRARTKLKQTEVDCEYLKKCCENLTEENRRLHKEVQELRALKLSPQMYMHMNPPTTLTMCPSCERTHSSASSSPATIHSTVAAATSSNCKLLGANIRRPVPVNTWPFEGPIPRP, from the exons ATGGGTGAGAAAGATGATGAGTTTGGGTTGAGTTTGAGTTTGAGTTTGGGGGGAGtgaatcaacaacaacaaccccctTCTTTGAATCATATGCACCagcctcaacaacaacaacctgtTCCCATGAATCACAATAAGACTCTCTTTGGTGATTTGTTTCAGTTACCAG ATCGGAGCTCCGATATGGTACGAGGAATCGACGTTAATTCGGCGGCGGAGTACGATGGCGTTTCCTCGCCGAACAGCGCCGTCTCGAGCGTGAGCGGCGGCGGCAAGCAGAGCGAGAGGGACGACGATAATGCCGCCGCCGTGGCTGGTGAGAGGACCTCGTGCTCGCGAGGGAGCGACGACGATGACGGTGGTGGCAGCGACGCCGCGAGGAAGAAGCTGAGGCTGACGAAAGAACAGTCCATGGTGTTGGAAGAAACGTTCAAGGAGCACAACACCCTGAATCCG AAACGGAAGCAAGCGTTGGCAGAGGAGTTGAATCTGAAGCCCAGACAAGTAGAGGTGTGGTTTCAGAACAGAAGAGCAAG GACTAAGCTGAAGCAAACTGAAGTGGATTGTGAATACTTAAAGAAATGCTGTGAGAATTTAACTGAAGAGAATAGAAGGTTGCACAAGGAGGTTCAAGAGCTTAGGGCACTGAAATTATCCCCACAAATGTACATGCATATGAACCCTCCCACCACTCTTACAATGTGCCCTTCTTGTGAGCGTACTCACTCCTCTGCATCCTCCTCCCCTGCTACCATCCACTCAACAGTGGCGGCAGCCACCTCTAGCAATTGCAAACTGCTTGGTGCAAACATCCGGCGGCCGGTGCCCGTCAACACTTGGCCATTTGAAGGCCCAATTCCCCGGCCATAA